Proteins encoded by one window of Candidatus Krumholzibacteriota bacterium:
- the cas2e gene encoding type I-E CRISPR-associated endoribonuclease Cas2: MVIMILERVTPGLRGELTRWFLEPKAGVFVGRISAMVRDKLWDKACRRARDGGCLMIHASDNEQGFRIRSWGKTARAIKDFEGLFLVRV, encoded by the coding sequence GTGGTTATCATGATTCTTGAACGTGTTACGCCGGGGTTGCGGGGGGAGTTGACACGGTGGTTTCTGGAGCCGAAGGCTGGAGTTTTCGTTGGACGTATTTCTGCCATGGTTCGTGATAAGCTCTGGGATAAAGCATGCAGACGGGCTAGAGATGGCGGTTGTTTAATGATTCATGCGAGCGACAATGAACAGGGATTTCGGATTCGAAGTTGGGGGAAAACGGCACGGGCGATCAAAGACTTCGAGGGGCTATTTCTCGTCCGAGTGTAG
- the cas6e gene encoding type I-E CRISPR-associated protein Cas6/Cse3/CasE, with protein MSAVPLESLYLSRLILNPCSRQVVGEISHPYEMHRTLMRAFPGLTDNKHTKARDEFCVLFRAEVDDQRGTVKVYVQSRIEPNWSFLDRLNDYLCIDADLPKYECKDIMPLYRRIGNGQILSFRLRANPTKRIGKHGDAMRGKRVELRREEEQIEWLIRKGQVRGKGLFGGFNLLMKKSKDVNGEHLVPNINVCFEGKQQDKKKDMARGHTTTHLSILFDGYLRVTDKDSFLKTIVYGIGAGKAFGFGLLSVASVSAAQVRRE; from the coding sequence ATGAGCGCGGTGCCTCTTGAATCATTATATCTCTCTCGACTTATCCTTAACCCATGCTCCCGGCAGGTCGTAGGTGAAATCTCACACCCATATGAAATGCACCGTACGCTGATGCGTGCTTTCCCTGGATTAACGGACAACAAACATACTAAAGCGCGCGATGAGTTCTGTGTCCTATTTCGTGCGGAGGTTGACGATCAGCGAGGTACGGTTAAGGTTTATGTTCAATCACGCATAGAACCGAACTGGTCTTTTCTTGATAGGCTGAATGATTATCTGTGCATCGATGCAGATCTGCCAAAATATGAATGCAAAGACATCATGCCGTTGTACCGAAGGATAGGAAACGGGCAAATCCTCTCTTTTCGTTTGCGAGCCAATCCTACTAAACGTATCGGGAAGCACGGCGACGCGATGAGGGGTAAACGTGTCGAACTGAGACGTGAAGAGGAACAAATCGAATGGTTGATTCGCAAAGGACAAGTGAGGGGGAAAGGTTTGTTTGGGGGCTTCAATCTTCTCATGAAGAAATCAAAGGATGTGAATGGCGAGCATCTGGTCCCGAACATTAATGTTTGCTTCGAAGGAAAACAGCAGGACAAAAAGAAGGATATGGCGCGAGGGCATACGACAACGCACTTATCCATTCTATTTGATGGTTACTTGCGGGTTACGGACAAGGATTCCTTCCTGAAAACGATCGTTTATGGAATAGGCGCCGGAAAGGCCTTTGGATTCGGGCTTCTCTCCGTCGCGTCTGTTTCTGCGGCTCAGGTCCGGAGAGAATGA
- the cas1e gene encoding type I-E CRISPR-associated endonuclease Cas1 yields MRIKDLHVLPKFSDGWSYLYVEHCRIDQEAQAIAIHDETGKVPVPCAKLALLMLGPGVSITHAAISVLADHGCLVVWCGEEGVRFYASGMGETRSAVNFLHQARMWAHEKLRMKVIRRFYQLRFAEELDPELTLRQIRGMEGVRVRETYARASRETGVPWTGRSYHRGNWSDANPVNRALSAANSCLYGICHAAIVSAGFSPALGFIHTGKMLSFVYDVADLYKTEVTIPVAFQAAAAETDSLERQVRMTCRDQFVATRILKRIIPDIKTVLMVHKKDVSCDSVLFDQDAAAPGALWDPEEGEVEGGRIHPLGTYEAGEDCGYHDS; encoded by the coding sequence TTGAGGATCAAGGATCTGCACGTTCTGCCTAAGTTCAGCGACGGTTGGAGTTATCTTTATGTAGAGCACTGCCGCATTGATCAGGAAGCTCAAGCGATAGCAATCCATGACGAAACCGGTAAAGTGCCTGTCCCCTGCGCCAAACTGGCTCTGCTCATGTTGGGCCCGGGTGTGTCAATTACTCATGCGGCTATCTCAGTCCTCGCGGATCATGGATGTCTCGTTGTCTGGTGCGGTGAGGAGGGAGTACGGTTCTATGCTTCGGGTATGGGGGAGACGCGAAGTGCAGTGAATTTTCTGCATCAGGCTCGGATGTGGGCGCACGAGAAACTCCGAATGAAAGTCATTCGGCGTTTTTACCAGCTACGGTTTGCCGAGGAACTAGATCCGGAATTAACTCTCAGACAAATCCGTGGGATGGAAGGGGTGCGAGTGCGGGAAACCTATGCAAGAGCTTCTCGTGAAACAGGTGTTCCCTGGACTGGACGAAGTTACCACAGGGGAAATTGGAGTGATGCGAATCCTGTGAACCGGGCGTTATCAGCTGCGAACTCGTGCCTGTACGGTATCTGTCATGCAGCAATTGTATCGGCTGGATTCTCGCCGGCACTTGGTTTTATTCATACAGGAAAGATGCTGTCGTTCGTGTATGACGTAGCCGATCTTTATAAAACAGAGGTAACAATCCCCGTGGCATTCCAGGCTGCCGCGGCAGAAACAGATAGTTTGGAACGTCAGGTACGTATGACATGCCGAGATCAATTTGTAGCAACACGAATTCTGAAGAGGATTATTCCAGATATCAAGACGGTCTTGATGGTGCACAAGAAAGATGTTTCTTGTGACAGTGTGCTTTTCGACCAAGACGCTGCTGCCCCTGGTGCATTGTGGGATCCTGAAGAGGGGGAAGTGGAGGGCGGGCGTATCCATCCACTGGGAACTTATGAAGCGGGGGAAGATTGTGGTTATCATGATTCTTGA